The Caulobacter sp. 73W region CAACCGAGGGCGGCGCCCACCGCCAATACCGCCAGGCCCAGCACCCAGCGTTGGCCCAGCAAGGTCGTTCCCGCGGCCATAACCCCCGCCAGCAGCAGCGGCCAGGCGTAGAGGGCTCCGCCGGTGGGATAGAGCGCCTGCATGACGGCCCCGATGATGAACACCACGGTCGCCAGCCCGAACCATCCGCCCCAGGTTCCGGGCTTCAGCGCGGCCACGGCCGGGATCAGCAAGGTCGCGACGACAGCCATCACCAGCAGCGGTACGGGCGCAGCGCCCAAGGCGAGGCCAGCCGCCGCGAACAGCAAGGGCGGGCACATCTGCAGCCACTTTCGGCCGGTGGGCTGGACAGCCGCCGCCAGCAGGACCGCCAGGACGACGAGCCCGGCCTGGATCTCCAGCCGGGGGATGGCGGCCAGACGGTCGTAATAGTTCGGCTTGCCCGGCGCGAAGGACAGCTGGTTGAACACCGTCAGCAGCAGCGCCGCATTGGCGACGAGCGCGACGGCCAGGACGACGCCGCCAGCCAGGCTGGCCCAGGGTAGAACGCCGGCTCGCCGCACCTGCCAGCCCGCGTACAGCATCAGTCCGCCGCCGACGGCCAGCACCAGCCAGCCGACCACGGGCGGGTAGGCGATGACGAAAAGGCCGAACAGGTCGCTGAAGGTCTTGTCCCCGCCCTTGGGCGGCAGGGCGGGCGCGGCGGCGAGCGCGCGGGTCAGGTCCAGGGCCTGGGAGCCCATGTGCTGCAGCGAACCCTTGTTGAGGTTCGCGGGCGTCGCCAGGGGGGAGTGGTAGAGCTGCGGATCGCCGATGAAGGCGATGTTGAAGCCCGGCACGCCACGCTTCTTGGCGTTGGTGTAGTCGGTGCTGTTGGGCATCAGGTCGTAGATCAGGACCGACAGCGAGTTGGTCATCGGCTGGCGCACGGCCTTGGCGTACAGGTCCATCATCGCGCCGTTGCCGGAGCCGGTCTCGAACATGCTGGCCCGGCCGCCGCCGCCGCGGGTCTCCAGGTTGACCACCACGCCCACATGCTTGGCCATGGGATGGTCGCGGAAGAACGCCTCGGCGCCTTCCAAGCCGATCTCCTCGGCGTCGGACAGCAGCACCATCACGTCGCGCGCCAGCGGTCCTTCGGCCTTCAAGGCGCGCAGGGTCTCCAGAATGGCGGCCACGCCGGCCGTGTCGTCGGCGGCGCCGGGAGAATCCCAGACCGTGTCGTGGTGCGCCATCAGCAGCACCGCAGGCTGGGTGCGGTCGCGGCCCGGCAGCAGGCCGATCAGATTGATCCCCTGGTCGGGAACCGGCTCCTTGCTGAACTTGGCCAACGCCTCTCGGGTCGGCTTGGACACGGCGAACGCCTGGACCCGCACTTCCAGGCCAAGGTCGGTCATCCGCTCGGCTAGATAGCCGCGGACGCGGGTGTTCTCCAGCGACCCGGTGGGGTGGGGCGCGCGGGCGATCTCCTCCACATCGGTCATGGCCCGGGCGGCCGAGAAGGATTTGACGGGCGCGTCGGCGCCCAGGGGCTTGGGCGGTTGGGCCGCCAGGAACGCGATCACCAGCGCTCCGACGAAGGCGGCGAGCGCCGCTATGATCCTGCCCATGAAACTCACCCCTTTATTGCGCCCATCCAAGCAGGAAGGACGTCTGGCGGAAAGCCGCTTTGGCTGCCAAAAATGCCGACGTGAAGCCGATTGAGTCCCTGACCGAAGCCGAAGCCGCCGACGAGCTGACCCAGCTCGCCGATACGCTCGCCGCGCATGACATCGCCTATTACCAGGATGAAGAGCCAACCGTCTCCGACGCCGAGTATGACGAACTGCGCCGTCGCAACACAGCGCTGGAGCAGGCCTTTCCGCATTTGGTGCGGGACAACTCGCCCTCGATGCGGGTCGGCGCGGCGCGGGCCGCGGCCTTCAGTCCGGTGCAGCACGGCGTGCCGATGCTGTCGTTGGACAACGCCTTCTCCGACGAGGAGGTGGCCGATTTCGTCGCCCGCATCCGCCGCTTCCTGAAGCTGCCGTCCGACGAGCCGGTGGAGTTCGCGGCCGAACCCAAGATCGACGGCCTGTCGGCCTCTCTGCGCTATGAGAACGGCGTGCTGGTGCGCGGCGCCACGCGGGGCGACGGCAAGACGGGCGAGGATGTCACCGCCAACCTGAAGCAGATCGCCGAGATCCCCCGCCGCCTGACCGGCGACGTGCCGGCCGTGATCGAGGTGCGGGGCGAGGTCTATGC contains the following coding sequences:
- a CDS encoding M20/M25/M40 family metallo-hydrolase; this encodes MGRIIAALAAFVGALVIAFLAAQPPKPLGADAPVKSFSAARAMTDVEEIARAPHPTGSLENTRVRGYLAERMTDLGLEVRVQAFAVSKPTREALAKFSKEPVPDQGINLIGLLPGRDRTQPAVLLMAHHDTVWDSPGAADDTAGVAAILETLRALKAEGPLARDVMVLLSDAEEIGLEGAEAFFRDHPMAKHVGVVVNLETRGGGGRASMFETGSGNGAMMDLYAKAVRQPMTNSLSVLIYDLMPNSTDYTNAKKRGVPGFNIAFIGDPQLYHSPLATPANLNKGSLQHMGSQALDLTRALAAAPALPPKGGDKTFSDLFGLFVIAYPPVVGWLVLAVGGGLMLYAGWQVRRAGVLPWASLAGGVVLAVALVANAALLLTVFNQLSFAPGKPNYYDRLAAIPRLEIQAGLVVLAVLLAAAVQPTGRKWLQMCPPLLFAAAGLALGAAPVPLLVMAVVATLLIPAVAALKPGTWGGWFGLATVVFIIGAVMQALYPTGGALYAWPLLLAGVMAAGTTLLGQRWVLGLAVLAVGAALGCAYLLGISHLAFEGVGADMPAAMVLTLLLVALLSWPLIQGVGKPVWVLPTCLLLLIAAGAVAMSVRTDPMAETVPAYSLNR